One genomic window of Actinoplanes lobatus includes the following:
- a CDS encoding MFS transporter, with product MSRRLTVLFAVAAGVAIGNLYWTQPLLGFIAGDLHAETVTAGWLTTTTQIGYAVGVLLLVPLGDMLDRRRFVPVLLLASAAALLLCALAPSIGVLLAAVGVLGMTTVSGQVLTPLAGDLAGDADRGRIVGVVGSGTLTGILASRTISGLVAGTAGWRVVFAVAAVAAVLLAVLLHRAIPPPAPRARLPYRRLIASIGTVVRRERAARWTLVLAATGFAAFSLFWTGLTFLLSCPRFGYPVEVIGLFGLAGLAGVLSGLHGGRLHDRGRSLPATGAAWMLALGGFVAAAFAGRSVVPIVMVIVVIDVALQTQALLNRARLFALRPGARSRLNTALAAGNFSGAALGSAAAATLWPVGGWTAVTGAGAGLCCAGLAVWALGRRGPLLVRSTIPTPS from the coding sequence ATGAGCCGCCGGCTGACGGTGCTGTTCGCGGTGGCCGCGGGGGTGGCCATCGGCAACCTGTACTGGACACAGCCGCTGCTCGGCTTCATCGCCGGCGATCTGCACGCCGAGACCGTGACGGCCGGGTGGCTGACGACCACCACCCAGATCGGGTACGCCGTGGGCGTACTCCTGCTCGTGCCGCTCGGCGACATGCTGGACCGGCGCCGGTTCGTCCCGGTGTTGCTACTGGCCTCGGCCGCCGCGCTCCTGCTGTGTGCGCTGGCGCCGTCGATCGGCGTGCTGCTGGCGGCGGTCGGCGTGCTCGGCATGACGACGGTCTCCGGGCAGGTCCTCACACCGCTCGCCGGAGACCTGGCCGGTGACGCCGACCGCGGCCGGATCGTCGGCGTGGTCGGCTCCGGGACCCTCACCGGCATCCTGGCGTCCCGCACGATCAGCGGTCTCGTCGCCGGGACGGCCGGGTGGCGGGTGGTCTTCGCCGTCGCCGCGGTCGCCGCCGTCCTGCTCGCGGTTCTGCTGCACCGGGCGATCCCGCCACCGGCGCCACGGGCGCGCCTGCCGTACCGGCGGCTGATCGCCTCGATCGGCACGGTGGTGCGGCGCGAACGGGCGGCCCGGTGGACGCTGGTTCTGGCGGCCACCGGGTTCGCGGCGTTCTCGCTGTTCTGGACCGGGCTGACGTTCCTGCTCAGCTGCCCACGGTTCGGGTATCCGGTCGAGGTGATCGGGTTGTTCGGGTTGGCCGGGCTCGCCGGTGTCCTCTCCGGACTCCACGGTGGCCGTCTGCACGACCGCGGCCGGTCGCTTCCGGCCACCGGCGCGGCCTGGATGCTGGCGCTCGGCGGTTTCGTCGCCGCCGCGTTCGCGGGCCGGTCCGTCGTACCGATCGTGATGGTCATCGTCGTGATCGACGTCGCCCTGCAGACGCAGGCACTGCTCAACCGGGCGCGGCTGTTCGCGCTCCGTCCCGGGGCCCGCAGCCGGCTCAACACGGCGCTGGCCGCCGGCAACTTCTCCGGCGCCGCTCTCGGGTCGGCCGCCGCGGCCACGCTCTGGCCGGTGGGCGGCTGGACGGCGGTGACGGGCGCGGGCGCGGGGCTCTGCTGCGCCGGGCTCGCGGTGTGGGCGCTGGGCCGTCGCGGTCCGCTGCTGGTCCGTTCCACGATCCCTACCCCGTCGTGA
- a CDS encoding MFS transporter has product MPTRTRLALPVACYVVLLVAALQTLVVPVVANIRADLGVSTSAASWVVTANLLAAAVLTPMLGRLGDLYGRRPVMLGVLTVVLLGSVLAATTSSLPLLLAGRIAQAASFGLFPLAIGMLREELPPHRLTGAMALVSGMLSVGAGFGLVVTGLLMRHGGDYHQLFWLATVMTAIGLAGAWLLPHRPGAATGTLDWTGAALLGLGLVLLLLPLEEGNGWGWGSARVIGLLAAAVVVLTAFVLFERRVTHPLVSTRMLSHRPIVVANAAGLFFGFSMFAVFLAVSTLVQTPPAVAGYGFGATVLAASLVYLLPGTASGVLTAPLGGRLVARFGAKATLVIGAALAGTGFAMLAVLHSAAWQVILGALVVNTAVTFGYAALPALLIAHVEPAETGIANSVNSIARSVGMSLGTAFVVTMMTRNPVPGPLPLPREAQFVTVFAVGAALAVITAAAVGRLLPRAPRPRLTAPEMEADEALL; this is encoded by the coding sequence ATGCCCACACGAACGCGCCTGGCCCTGCCCGTCGCCTGCTACGTCGTGCTCCTCGTCGCCGCCCTCCAGACCCTGGTCGTCCCGGTCGTCGCCAACATCCGGGCCGACCTGGGTGTCTCGACCAGCGCCGCCAGCTGGGTGGTCACCGCCAACCTGCTCGCCGCGGCCGTGCTCACCCCGATGCTCGGCCGGCTCGGCGACCTCTACGGCCGCCGCCCGGTGATGCTCGGGGTGCTGACCGTGGTGCTGCTCGGCTCCGTGCTCGCCGCCACCACCTCCAGCCTGCCGCTGCTGCTCGCCGGCCGGATCGCCCAGGCGGCCAGCTTCGGGCTCTTCCCCCTCGCCATCGGCATGCTCCGGGAGGAGCTGCCGCCGCACCGCCTGACCGGCGCCATGGCCCTGGTCAGCGGGATGCTCTCGGTCGGCGCCGGGTTCGGCCTCGTCGTCACCGGACTGCTGATGCGCCACGGCGGCGACTACCACCAGCTGTTCTGGCTGGCCACCGTGATGACCGCGATCGGCCTGGCCGGGGCGTGGCTGCTGCCCCACCGCCCGGGCGCCGCCACCGGCACCCTCGACTGGACGGGCGCCGCGCTGCTCGGGCTCGGCCTGGTGCTGCTGCTCCTGCCGCTGGAGGAGGGCAACGGCTGGGGCTGGGGTTCCGCCCGGGTGATCGGTCTGCTGGCCGCCGCCGTCGTGGTGCTGACCGCGTTCGTGCTGTTCGAGCGGCGGGTCACCCACCCGCTGGTCAGCACGCGGATGCTCAGCCACCGCCCGATCGTGGTGGCCAACGCGGCCGGCCTGTTCTTCGGCTTCTCGATGTTCGCCGTCTTCCTGGCCGTCTCCACACTGGTCCAGACCCCGCCCGCGGTCGCCGGCTACGGCTTCGGCGCCACCGTGCTCGCCGCCAGCCTCGTCTACCTGCTGCCCGGCACGGCCAGCGGCGTGCTCACCGCACCGCTCGGCGGCCGGCTGGTCGCGCGTTTCGGCGCCAAGGCGACACTGGTGATCGGGGCAGCGCTGGCCGGCACGGGCTTCGCCATGCTCGCGGTGCTGCACTCGGCCGCCTGGCAGGTCATCCTCGGGGCGCTCGTCGTCAACACCGCGGTCACCTTCGGGTACGCCGCCCTGCCCGCGCTGCTGATCGCCCACGTGGAACCCGCCGAGACCGGCATCGCCAACAGCGTGAACTCGATCGCGCGCTCGGTCGGCATGTCACTGGGCACCGCGTTCGTGGTCACCATGATGACCCGCAACCCGGTCCCGGGCCCGCTGCCGCTGCCCCGGGAAGCACAGTTCGTGACCGTCTTCGCGGTCGGCGCAGCCCTGGCCGTGATCACCGCCGCCGCCGTGGGCCGGCTCCTGCCCCGCGCACCGCGACCGCGCCTCACCGCACCCGAGATGGAGGCCGACGAGGCTCTACTGTGA
- a CDS encoding TetR/AcrR family transcriptional regulator codes for MPAIKSRRGPTKGDQREQALVDAARAVFRDKAISQVTIDELAGAAGITRSGFYFYFESKQALLAAVVDQGIAEANLEIAEWLDSDGLDRGALRRGLAAGLDRWKIDGRWLSEAFIAPDPGPDVAQVRDRLVDQGCTMFSKRIERDARAGLTVGGPPDLLARMAVHLRSAMFADVYANPGAFDEDAMLDTLTDAILRLVYGVSPGDATP; via the coding sequence GTGCCAGCCATCAAGAGCCGCCGTGGCCCCACGAAGGGCGACCAGCGGGAGCAGGCCCTGGTCGACGCGGCCCGGGCGGTCTTCCGGGACAAGGCGATAAGCCAGGTCACGATCGACGAGCTGGCCGGGGCGGCCGGCATCACCCGCTCCGGGTTCTACTTCTACTTCGAGTCCAAGCAGGCGCTGCTCGCCGCGGTCGTCGACCAGGGGATCGCCGAGGCCAACCTGGAGATCGCCGAGTGGCTCGACTCCGACGGGCTCGACCGCGGCGCGCTACGCCGGGGCCTGGCCGCCGGGCTGGACCGGTGGAAGATCGACGGGCGCTGGCTGAGTGAGGCGTTCATCGCCCCCGACCCCGGTCCCGACGTGGCACAGGTCCGCGACCGGCTGGTCGACCAAGGCTGCACGATGTTCAGCAAGCGCATCGAGCGCGACGCCCGCGCCGGCCTGACCGTCGGCGGCCCACCCGACCTGCTCGCCAGGATGGCGGTGCACCTGCGCAGCGCGATGTTCGCCGACGTCTACGCCAACCCCGGCGCCTTCGACGAGGACGCCATGCTCGACACGCTCACCGACGCGATCCTGCGCCTGGTCTACGGCGTGAGCCCGGGCGACGCCACACCCTGA
- a CDS encoding TIGR03668 family PPOX class F420-dependent oxidoreductase — MESAAELFASARVARLATVGADGVPHLVPIVFAVTGDVIHTAVDAKPKRSRHLRRLANIAANPRVCVLADHYDDDWSALWWVRADGTARILDSSPTGLAALIARYPQYHATPPPGPFLEITVDRWSAWHP; from the coding sequence ATGGAGTCAGCCGCCGAACTGTTCGCGTCCGCGCGAGTGGCACGGCTCGCCACGGTCGGCGCCGACGGTGTCCCCCACCTGGTCCCGATCGTCTTCGCGGTCACCGGCGACGTCATCCACACCGCTGTCGACGCCAAACCCAAACGCAGCCGCCATCTGCGCCGGCTCGCGAACATCGCGGCGAACCCGCGCGTGTGCGTGCTCGCCGACCACTACGACGACGACTGGTCGGCCCTGTGGTGGGTGCGCGCCGACGGCACCGCCCGCATCCTCGATTCCTCCCCCACCGGCCTGGCCGCGCTGATCGCCCGCTATCCGCAGTACCACGCCACCCCGCCGCCCGGCCCGTTCCTGGAGATCACCGTCGACCGCTGGTCGGCCTGGCACCCCTGA